Proteins co-encoded in one Desulfitobacterium hafniense DCB-2 genomic window:
- a CDS encoding LCP family protein: protein MDKKNLKNRLIHFIHTYGFNAVLGFGLGIVIVFAVVLFSGRQDLFGQEARSRNMLQTTSQEENIAQNQDSSGPGAAGDLKNTADEALPENTLSDEISSELSLKDRVTVLLIGMDNRPGEALSNTDTLMVASLDQKSKKMVLLSVPRDTQVILNQKKEKVNAIARLQKGPISTQQYLQELLGTPIDGYVLTNFQGFKNIVDGLGGITIDVEKDMYYDTGEAQDRFINLKKGVQRLNGTQALQYARFRNDELADITRTSRQQEVIKAIVAEATTPRNIPKLPIIIPKVYQAIDTNLNLGQIWALAMAFKNKDTYEVINQTLPGQFSDEEGISYWKVNPKETKVILNQLFQGKTSPIFETIQKVHVPAQPPASKEAKPESETDDVKEKAQDEDQGSITVEVLTTEVKESETQPQTTKEKPQVPSKGKGSQPQDGEITFEVLD, encoded by the coding sequence ATGGACAAAAAGAATCTTAAGAATCGGCTGATTCACTTCATTCATACTTATGGATTTAATGCTGTTCTGGGCTTTGGTCTGGGGATTGTCATTGTGTTTGCTGTGGTTTTGTTTTCGGGGAGACAGGATCTTTTTGGCCAGGAAGCACGCAGCAGGAACATGCTCCAAACAACTTCCCAGGAGGAGAATATAGCTCAGAATCAAGACTCCTCCGGTCCCGGTGCAGCAGGAGATTTAAAAAACACAGCGGACGAAGCATTGCCCGAGAATACTCTAAGCGATGAAATCTCCAGTGAACTTTCCCTGAAGGACCGGGTTACAGTGTTGCTTATTGGTATGGATAACCGTCCCGGTGAAGCACTCAGCAATACGGATACTCTGATGGTAGCCAGCTTGGATCAAAAGAGCAAAAAAATGGTGTTGCTTTCTGTTCCCCGGGATACTCAGGTTATTCTTAATCAAAAAAAAGAAAAGGTCAATGCCATAGCGCGTTTGCAAAAGGGACCAATCTCAACCCAACAGTATTTGCAGGAGCTGCTGGGTACCCCCATTGACGGTTATGTCTTAACCAATTTCCAAGGGTTTAAAAATATTGTGGACGGCTTGGGCGGCATTACCATTGATGTGGAAAAAGATATGTACTACGATACGGGAGAGGCCCAGGACCGTTTTATCAATCTTAAAAAAGGTGTCCAACGTCTCAATGGCACCCAGGCCTTGCAATATGCCCGTTTTCGCAATGATGAACTGGCGGATATTACCCGAACTTCCCGGCAGCAGGAAGTGATAAAAGCTATTGTAGCTGAAGCCACGACCCCCCGGAATATTCCCAAGCTTCCCATCATCATCCCTAAGGTCTATCAGGCCATAGATACCAATCTCAATCTGGGGCAAATCTGGGCCTTAGCCATGGCCTTTAAAAATAAAGACACCTATGAAGTGATCAATCAAACTCTTCCGGGTCAATTTTCGGATGAAGAGGGAATCAGCTATTGGAAGGTGAACCCGAAGGAGACCAAGGTCATACTGAACCAGCTTTTCCAGGGTAAAACCTCCCCAATTTTCGAAACCATCCAAAAGGTTCATGTGCCTGCCCAACCTCCGGCAAGCAAAGAAGCCAAGCCTGAGAGCGAAACGGACGATGTGAAGGAGAAGGCTCAGGATGAGGATCAAGGGTCGATAACCGTTGAAGTTCTGACCACCGAAGTCAAAGAATCAGAAACACAACCCCAAACAACAAAGGAAAAACCTCAAGTTCCCTCTAAAGGGAAGGGTTCACAGCCTCAGGATGGGGAGATAACCTTCGAAGTCCTTGATTAA
- a CDS encoding acyl-CoA dehydratase activase → MPVSKYFLGVDVGSVSTNIVLLYEDGTIAQTMYLRTQGRPMQTIQEGMRELRACIGSAAEIKGVGTTGSARQLAATLLGADVVKNEITAHAVAASRMNAKVQTILEIGGQDSKIIILRNGVVVDFAMNTVCAAGTGSFLDQQASRLGIPIEEFGVLALKAQHPVRIAGRCSVFAESDMIHKQQLGHPLPDIIAGLCQAMVRNYLNNVGKNKEILGPVFFQGGVAANPGIRQAFEEELGQEVIVPEHFSVMGALGAAFLAQERFLNKKSPTTNFRGLKMAESHFKARSFDCKGCSNHCEVVEIRQEDKVLTRWGDRCGKWSVADVEPIEIAEVRDQQNLASGSHK, encoded by the coding sequence TTGCCGGTAAGTAAATATTTTCTGGGAGTCGATGTAGGTTCGGTCAGTACCAATATCGTGCTCCTCTATGAAGATGGAACCATAGCCCAGACCATGTATTTGCGGACCCAGGGCCGCCCTATGCAGACGATTCAGGAAGGGATGCGGGAGTTGCGCGCCTGTATCGGCTCTGCGGCGGAGATCAAGGGAGTGGGAACCACGGGCAGCGCCCGTCAGTTAGCGGCTACCCTGTTAGGGGCCGATGTGGTGAAAAATGAAATCACGGCTCATGCTGTAGCCGCTTCTCGGATGAATGCCAAAGTCCAAACCATTTTAGAAATCGGCGGACAGGATTCTAAAATCATCATCCTGCGCAATGGGGTTGTGGTGGACTTCGCTATGAATACGGTCTGTGCGGCAGGAACCGGGTCATTTTTGGATCAGCAGGCCTCACGTTTAGGGATTCCCATCGAAGAATTTGGGGTATTGGCCTTAAAAGCCCAACATCCTGTACGCATCGCTGGTCGGTGTTCCGTTTTTGCGGAGTCGGATATGATTCATAAGCAGCAATTAGGTCATCCTCTCCCGGATATTATCGCCGGGCTATGCCAGGCCATGGTGCGCAACTATCTCAATAATGTAGGGAAAAACAAAGAGATCCTGGGGCCGGTATTTTTCCAGGGGGGTGTGGCAGCCAATCCGGGTATTCGCCAAGCCTTTGAAGAAGAGCTGGGCCAAGAGGTCATTGTTCCTGAGCACTTTTCAGTCATGGGAGCCTTGGGCGCTGCTTTTCTGGCTCAAGAACGTTTCCTGAACAAAAAGAGTCCGACCACGAACTTCCGGGGGTTGAAGATGGCTGAAAGTCATTTTAAGGCTCGGAGCTTTGATTGCAAAGGCTGCAGCAATCACTGCGAAGTGGTGGAGATCAGGCAAGAGGATAAGGTGCTGACCCGTTGGGGAGATCGGTGCGGGAAATGGTCTGTTGCGGATGTGGAGCCTATAGAAATAGCTGAGGTAAGAGACCAACAGAACTTAGCGTCTGGGTCTCACAAATAG
- a CDS encoding 2-hydroxyacyl-CoA dehydratase — MKVTFPHMGNAWIVIQALLENLAVDYVVPPPNSKETLNIGTQLAPESFCLPLKLNLGNFVQAAAQGADTALITGGIGPCRFGYYGEMEREILQEAGYPFDVITLEPPDGSLLGLTERIRKLAGAKNTWNRILKAMLFAYRKSVVLDQIEDRFHGFRPLVKDAKLADHLYEEAKGRLVQAMTDQGMKDVLQWLKEEMEQKLGNSAGYEGEELLKIAVVGEIYTLLEPFISMDVEKELGNLGAVVDRSIYLSGWVGQHVFRGLAQGYRPLKSYYSLAKPYLGHFVGGHAQETIGAAIKFAQEGYDGVVQLLPLGCMPEIVASSILPKVQEDYGIPIMTLTVDEHTGKAGVQTRIEAFVDLLERSRLKRRVNNEGVLDLAGK, encoded by the coding sequence ATGAAAGTCACCTTTCCTCATATGGGGAACGCTTGGATCGTGATTCAAGCCTTACTTGAGAACTTGGCTGTGGACTATGTGGTGCCACCGCCCAACAGCAAAGAGACCCTAAACATAGGAACCCAGCTGGCCCCGGAGTCCTTCTGTCTCCCCCTTAAACTGAACCTGGGGAATTTTGTCCAGGCTGCGGCCCAAGGAGCGGATACGGCTCTGATCACAGGGGGAATCGGTCCTTGCCGTTTTGGCTATTACGGCGAAATGGAAAGGGAGATTTTACAGGAAGCAGGATATCCCTTTGATGTCATCACCCTGGAGCCTCCTGATGGCAGTCTGTTGGGGCTTACCGAGCGGATTCGCAAGCTGGCCGGTGCCAAGAACACCTGGAACCGCATTCTTAAAGCCATGCTTTTCGCTTATCGAAAGAGTGTGGTCCTGGATCAGATCGAAGATAGGTTCCATGGTTTTCGTCCCCTTGTCAAGGATGCCAAGCTGGCTGATCACCTTTATGAAGAGGCTAAAGGGCGTTTAGTTCAGGCGATGACGGATCAAGGGATGAAGGATGTTCTGCAATGGCTTAAGGAAGAGATGGAGCAAAAACTGGGAAACAGCGCCGGTTACGAGGGAGAAGAGCTGCTGAAAATCGCGGTAGTCGGCGAAATATATACCCTATTGGAGCCCTTTATTTCCATGGATGTGGAGAAGGAATTGGGCAACCTGGGAGCGGTAGTGGATCGTTCCATCTACCTGTCGGGGTGGGTAGGCCAGCATGTTTTCCGGGGTTTGGCTCAAGGCTACCGTCCCCTGAAATCCTATTATTCTTTAGCCAAACCTTACTTAGGTCATTTTGTCGGGGGCCATGCCCAGGAAACTATCGGCGCCGCCATCAAGTTCGCCCAGGAGGGCTATGATGGAGTCGTTCAGCTCCTGCCCCTGGGCTGTATGCCGGAGATTGTAGCCTCCAGCATTCTGCCCAAGGTTCAAGAGGATTACGGCATACCCATTATGACCTTGACCGTGGACGAACATACAGGAAAAGCCGGAGTGCAAACCCGGATTGAAGCTTTTGTGGATTTGTTGGAGCGGTCCCGTCTGAAGAGAAGAGTGAACAACGAGGGAGTGTTGGATCTTGCCGGTAAGTAA
- a CDS encoding acyl-CoA dehydratase activase-related protein — MRLGFPRALMYYEYYPFWAGFFYKLGIELVTSPLTNREIMESGLKKAPDETCLPVKILVGHLTVLSDVDGIFLPRLVSMEKNTYLCPKILGLPESVLYALPAGVQLYTVDINWREGKREVLKQLMAFGGTLRATKGRIREAFAEAQRWQKAYQRMRHSGWSFTESMQCFEALAEPMKLKDLGFKQVGRRQKPEDFEDGWLLDQAVRSGCREKGPKIALVGHSYLTYESYANMNLLQRLREKAQVVVVENIGPSPVEEQHSKLQKKIFWSHAKKIFGAGAVYVEDPEIEGLIYLSCFGCGTDSMTNDLLARRARQNQKPYLVLTLDEHSGEAGVVTRIEAFLDMLERRRDYESHLSSYGERLDRDSSLT; from the coding sequence ATGCGATTAGGGTTTCCACGGGCTTTAATGTACTACGAATATTATCCTTTTTGGGCAGGGTTTTTTTATAAATTAGGAATCGAACTGGTTACTTCTCCCCTAACCAATCGGGAGATTATGGAAAGCGGCCTCAAAAAGGCCCCTGATGAAACTTGTTTGCCGGTAAAGATTCTGGTCGGGCATCTCACCGTTTTAAGTGATGTGGATGGAATTTTTCTTCCCCGTTTGGTGAGCATGGAGAAAAATACCTATCTCTGTCCCAAAATTCTCGGGCTTCCGGAGAGTGTTCTCTATGCCCTTCCTGCGGGCGTACAGCTGTACACCGTAGATATTAACTGGCGGGAAGGGAAGAGGGAAGTTTTAAAACAGCTTATGGCCTTCGGAGGGACGCTTAGGGCTACTAAAGGCCGGATCAGGGAAGCCTTTGCTGAAGCTCAGCGTTGGCAGAAAGCCTACCAAAGAATGCGTCATAGCGGTTGGTCCTTTACTGAAAGCATGCAATGCTTTGAGGCTTTAGCAGAACCTATGAAGTTAAAGGATTTGGGATTTAAGCAAGTGGGGCGCCGCCAAAAGCCTGAGGATTTTGAAGATGGGTGGCTGCTGGACCAGGCCGTCCGCTCCGGGTGCCGGGAGAAGGGTCCCAAGATTGCCCTGGTGGGGCATAGCTATCTGACCTATGAATCCTATGCCAATATGAACTTGTTGCAGCGGCTGCGTGAAAAGGCCCAGGTCGTGGTAGTGGAGAACATAGGCCCATCCCCTGTTGAAGAGCAGCATAGCAAACTTCAGAAAAAAATCTTTTGGAGCCATGCCAAAAAGATCTTCGGGGCGGGTGCTGTCTATGTGGAGGATCCGGAAATCGAGGGTTTAATTTATTTGTCCTGTTTCGGCTGCGGAACGGATTCCATGACTAACGATTTACTGGCCCGCCGTGCCCGCCAGAACCAAAAACCCTATTTAGTGCTTACTTTAGATGAACACAGTGGCGAGGCAGGGGTGGTCACCCGGATCGAAGCCTTTCTCGACATGCTGGAAAGGAGGAGGGATTATGAAAGTCACCTTTCCTCATATGGGGAACGCTTGGATCGTGATTCAAGCCTTACTTGA
- a CDS encoding spore germination protein gives MDNSSESNVKVSKHYQKNLDYLNRELGVPDNFDIVLREMTIGGKKIAIYSVNGMVDTQVVSIILEALVELERADLVVNTLQTLVKGRIVGLQVSEVDTMDKILYFILSGPMALFVEGQEKAIIIDARSFPARSPSEPDIERVTRGARDGFTETLAFNTALIRRRLRDPKLRLKLMQVGRRSKTDVCVAYIEDITNDDLVKEISEEIQKIKIDGIPMAEKSVEEFILGSKIWNPYPRVRYTERPDVAAVHLLEGHVVVLVDTSPSVMIAPATFWSHTQHAEEYRQEPIVGAYLRWVRFMGIFAALFLLPLWLACALNPHLLPEWLQFLGIQEVGKIGLIPQVFLAEFGVDLVRMAAIHTPGPLTVALGLIATFMIGDVAIKVGLFAQEIIVYIAIVTVGTFATPSYELAQANRLARLFLLVMVALNNFIGLAIGVLILFFLLWRTKSFGVPYLWPLLPLDIKALGTVLVRSPLPIKNKRPSILKPKDTIRQPQGHDEK, from the coding sequence TTGGATAATTCAAGTGAAAGCAATGTTAAAGTCAGTAAACATTACCAAAAGAATCTGGACTATCTTAATCGGGAACTGGGGGTTCCCGATAATTTTGATATTGTCCTGCGGGAAATGACCATTGGCGGCAAGAAAATAGCCATTTACTCTGTGAATGGTATGGTGGATACCCAGGTTGTCAGCATTATCCTCGAAGCCCTTGTGGAGCTTGAGCGGGCGGACCTCGTGGTGAATACCCTGCAGACCCTGGTGAAAGGCCGTATTGTGGGCCTCCAGGTATCTGAAGTGGATACCATGGATAAAATCCTCTACTTCATTTTGTCCGGCCCTATGGCTCTGTTCGTCGAAGGTCAGGAAAAAGCGATCATCATTGATGCCCGCAGTTTTCCGGCCCGCTCTCCCAGTGAGCCGGATATTGAACGGGTTACCCGGGGGGCCAGGGATGGCTTTACGGAGACCTTAGCTTTTAATACGGCCCTCATCCGCCGTCGTTTGCGGGATCCGAAACTCAGGCTGAAATTAATGCAGGTAGGGAGACGGTCCAAAACCGATGTCTGTGTGGCCTATATTGAGGATATAACCAACGATGATTTGGTCAAGGAGATATCTGAAGAAATTCAGAAGATCAAGATCGATGGCATTCCTATGGCGGAAAAAAGTGTGGAGGAGTTCATTCTCGGCAGCAAGATTTGGAATCCCTATCCCCGGGTGCGCTATACGGAACGGCCGGATGTGGCAGCTGTTCATTTGCTGGAAGGCCATGTAGTGGTCTTGGTGGATACTTCTCCTTCGGTGATGATTGCTCCGGCTACCTTTTGGTCCCATACCCAGCACGCGGAAGAGTACCGTCAGGAACCCATCGTCGGCGCCTATTTGCGCTGGGTTCGCTTTATGGGGATTTTTGCAGCTCTTTTCCTTTTGCCTCTATGGCTGGCCTGTGCCTTAAATCCTCACCTCCTTCCCGAATGGCTGCAATTTTTAGGCATTCAGGAAGTAGGGAAGATCGGGTTGATTCCTCAGGTGTTTCTTGCGGAATTTGGGGTGGATTTAGTCCGCATGGCTGCCATTCACACACCGGGGCCCCTGACTGTAGCCCTGGGTTTGATTGCTACCTTTATGATTGGTGATGTGGCCATCAAGGTTGGGCTTTTTGCTCAGGAAATTATTGTTTACATTGCCATTGTCACAGTAGGTACCTTTGCCACGCCCAGTTATGAGCTGGCCCAGGCCAACCGTCTGGCTCGTTTGTTCCTTTTGGTCATGGTAGCCCTCAATAATTTCATCGGTTTGGCCATCGGGGTACTGATCCTGTTCTTCCTGCTGTGGAGGACGAAATCTTTCGGTGTTCCTTATTTATGGCCATTATTGCCTTTGGATATAAAAGCCTTGGGCACCGTTCTGGTGCGGTCTCCTCTTCCTATCAAGAATAAGCGGCCCAGTATTCTTAAGCCGAAAGATACCATCCGCCAGCCCCAAGGGCATGATGAAAAATAG
- the spoVAE gene encoding stage V sporulation protein AE → MFEQIIPAFVVGGLICVVGQLLMDLTKPTFTPAHVLVTFVTGGAVLGALGVYEPLVKFAGAGASVPLSGFGYSLAKGAIEAVGEKGLIGAFSGGVEATAVGIAAAVFFGYLVSVTFNPKG, encoded by the coding sequence ATGTTTGAGCAGATTATTCCAGCGTTTGTGGTAGGCGGCCTGATTTGCGTAGTTGGTCAGCTGCTGATGGATTTAACGAAACCCACCTTCACTCCGGCTCATGTGTTGGTAACCTTCGTCACCGGCGGAGCCGTTTTGGGCGCTCTCGGCGTCTATGAACCCTTAGTAAAATTTGCCGGAGCCGGAGCGTCGGTCCCACTGTCAGGATTCGGCTATTCCCTGGCTAAAGGAGCCATAGAGGCTGTGGGAGAAAAAGGCCTGATCGGAGCTTTTTCAGGCGGGGTCGAGGCGACAGCCGTGGGGATTGCAGCGGCGGTCTTTTTTGGCTATTTGGTTTCTGTAACCTTTAATCCCAAGGGCTAA
- the spoVAD gene encoding stage V sporulation protein AD: MNLKRIGNQTVVFSNPSVILSSYSVVGPMEGQGPLGKTFNKVWQDNINGNTSWEVAETKMLEEAMEGAVKQSQIKKDEIDYLLAGDLLNQIISANFAARTMGIPFIGLYGACSTMALSMSVGTMLIDGGFARKVLVGVSSHHDTAERQYRLPTEQGGQRAMSAQWTVTGAGSLVLGQSGEGPRITAATIGRIVDFGETDANNMGAAMAPAVADTVINHFQDMNRTPEDYDLIISGDLGSVGLNLTQEVLKKSGLHFQNFSDCGVLIYDKSQDAHAGASGCGCSAVVFAGHIMEKIKSGQYKRVLLVGSGALHSPTSSLQGESIPGIGHAVVIEA, translated from the coding sequence ATGAACCTAAAACGCATAGGCAATCAAACGGTGGTTTTCTCGAATCCGTCCGTAATTCTCTCCTCTTATTCCGTAGTTGGCCCTATGGAGGGTCAGGGCCCTTTGGGCAAGACCTTCAACAAGGTATGGCAAGATAATATCAATGGCAATACATCCTGGGAAGTCGCGGAAACCAAAATGTTGGAGGAAGCCATGGAAGGGGCTGTCAAGCAATCCCAAATCAAGAAGGATGAGATCGATTACCTGTTGGCCGGGGATTTGCTGAATCAGATCATTTCGGCGAATTTTGCTGCCCGCACCATGGGCATCCCTTTCATCGGGCTCTATGGGGCCTGTTCCACCATGGCCTTGAGCATGTCGGTGGGAACCATGCTCATTGACGGGGGCTTTGCCCGCAAGGTGCTGGTGGGAGTATCCAGTCATCATGATACAGCCGAACGCCAGTATCGCCTGCCTACAGAGCAGGGGGGGCAACGGGCGATGAGTGCCCAATGGACGGTGACCGGGGCAGGCAGTCTCGTTCTTGGTCAGAGCGGGGAGGGGCCGCGGATTACTGCTGCCACCATCGGCAGGATTGTGGATTTTGGGGAAACAGATGCCAATAATATGGGAGCCGCCATGGCTCCGGCTGTAGCCGATACGGTTATCAATCATTTTCAGGATATGAATCGGACACCAGAGGACTATGATCTGATTATTTCCGGTGATTTAGGCAGTGTAGGATTAAATCTTACTCAAGAAGTACTGAAAAAGTCGGGGCTCCATTTCCAGAATTTCTCGGACTGCGGCGTATTGATTTATGACAAAAGTCAGGACGCTCATGCCGGTGCCAGTGGCTGCGGCTGCTCGGCAGTGGTCTTTGCCGGACATATTATGGAAAAGATCAAATCCGGTCAGTATAAAAGAGTCCTTCTCGTGGGGAGCGGGGCCTTACATAGTCCTACTTCCAGCCTGCAGGGAGAGTCCATTCCAGGAATAGGGCATGCTGTAGTCATTGAGGCTTGA
- the spoVAC gene encoding stage V sporulation protein AC, protein MADQKLRPPTLNVTPEEYKELTQSMTPKPTFMKNIIRAFLVGGIICAFGQIVINFLVQMGLPKDDASTAATAFLILLGALLTGLGIYDEIGRFAGAGSIVPVTGFANSIVSPALEFKREGYVMGVGAKLFTVAGPVLVYGIAASIAIGLITYFLR, encoded by the coding sequence TTGGCTGACCAAAAACTGCGACCACCAACTCTTAATGTGACTCCTGAGGAGTACAAAGAGCTCACACAATCTATGACTCCAAAGCCTACGTTCATGAAAAATATCATCAGGGCTTTCCTGGTAGGTGGAATCATTTGCGCTTTCGGACAAATTGTCATTAATTTTTTAGTTCAGATGGGGCTGCCCAAAGATGACGCCTCAACGGCGGCAACAGCCTTCCTGATTCTCTTGGGGGCACTCCTCACCGGGTTGGGTATCTATGATGAAATCGGAAGATTTGCCGGGGCCGGCTCCATCGTCCCGGTCACAGGATTTGCCAACTCCATAGTATCCCCGGCCTTGGAGTTTAAACGGGAAGGTTATGTGATGGGTGTCGGCGCCAAATTATTTACCGTAGCGGGGCCGGTATTGGTTTACGGGATTGCGGCTTCGATTGCTATAGGGCTCATCACCTATTTCCTGCGCTGA
- the spoIIAA gene encoding anti-sigma F factor antagonist, giving the protein MLIDKKLERQTLLLTLKGELDMNTSESLRQTIDSEIERRGVRTVILNLEDISFIDSSGLGVILGRYKKLLPMGGKVIITRVPPHIYKIMELSGLPRIIQFEDILNQEDGRKGKTV; this is encoded by the coding sequence TTGCTTATTGACAAAAAACTGGAGCGTCAGACCTTGCTCTTGACCTTAAAGGGAGAACTTGACATGAATACCTCTGAAAGTCTACGCCAGACCATAGATAGTGAGATTGAACGTCGTGGAGTGCGAACAGTCATACTTAATCTGGAAGACATCAGTTTTATCGACAGTTCGGGGCTGGGGGTTATTCTTGGGCGTTACAAGAAGCTTCTCCCCATGGGGGGGAAAGTGATCATCACCCGGGTACCTCCCCATATCTATAAGATCATGGAATTATCCGGTCTCCCACGTATCATTCAATTCGAAGATATTCTGAACCAGGAAGATGGAAGGAAGGGAAAAACTGTATGA
- the spoIIAB gene encoding anti-sigma F factor produces the protein MKRNLLDLKFSSLGENVGIARMLIASVGAQLDLSLNDIEELKVVVSEAVSNAIIHGYANHPDKLVQLIIEQNPEALKIIVKDEGCGIPDVEQAMQPAFSTDPERMGLGFVFMQSFMDDLQVESAVNQGTTVTMIKQLDNIQPSTH, from the coding sequence ATGAAAAGAAACCTTTTAGATCTTAAGTTCTCTAGTCTGGGCGAGAATGTGGGAATCGCCCGGATGCTGATTGCCTCCGTCGGGGCCCAACTGGACCTTTCACTCAACGATATTGAGGAACTTAAGGTCGTCGTCAGTGAAGCGGTTTCCAATGCAATTATTCATGGTTATGCCAATCATCCGGACAAGCTGGTTCAATTAATCATTGAACAAAATCCTGAAGCCTTAAAAATCATTGTCAAGGATGAGGGGTGTGGCATACCCGACGTGGAGCAAGCCATGCAGCCGGCCTTCAGCACGGATCCTGAGCGCATGGGGCTGGGATTTGTCTTCATGCAATCCTTCATGGATGATCTCCAGGTGGAGTCAGCAGTCAATCAAGGGACCACTGTCACAATGATTAAACAACTTGACAATATCCAGCCCTCCACGCATTAG
- the sigF gene encoding RNA polymerase sporulation sigma factor SigF, which yields MIQRLTEMNLPRFPLLSDEEMMDLLHRAQNGDAEARERLINCNLKLIFNLVQRFSHRGYELEDLFQIGTIGLIKAIDKFDFTYGVKFSTYAVPMIIGEIRRFLRDDHPVKVPRSYKELVYKVNKARESLSATLGRDPTIGEIAESIGVDREDIVSALEAVQSPTSIHDTLYQDDSDPIYILDQLPMEKDLEAGWFEKIALKEVLDKLPEREKRVLMMRFYEDKTQSEIAALLNLSQVQISRIERAALHRIRQYLHEPEHD from the coding sequence ATGATTCAAAGACTAACGGAAATGAACCTTCCCCGCTTCCCTCTTTTATCGGACGAAGAGATGATGGATCTGCTCCATCGCGCCCAAAACGGTGATGCTGAAGCCAGAGAGCGGCTGATCAACTGCAATCTTAAACTGATCTTCAATCTTGTCCAACGCTTTTCTCACCGCGGGTATGAGCTGGAGGATCTCTTTCAAATCGGCACCATCGGTCTGATCAAGGCTATCGACAAATTTGACTTTACTTATGGCGTCAAGTTCTCCACCTATGCAGTCCCCATGATTATCGGGGAGATCCGCCGTTTCCTGCGGGACGATCATCCCGTTAAGGTCCCCCGCTCCTACAAAGAGCTGGTTTATAAAGTCAATAAGGCCCGGGAAAGCCTGTCGGCAACCTTGGGCCGGGACCCTACCATCGGCGAAATCGCAGAAAGTATCGGAGTCGATCGAGAAGACATTGTATCTGCCTTAGAAGCGGTCCAAAGTCCTACTTCCATTCATGATACCCTCTATCAAGATGACTCCGATCCCATCTATATTTTGGATCAACTTCCTATGGAGAAGGATTTGGAGGCCGGTTGGTTTGAAAAGATTGCCCTGAAAGAGGTTCTGGACAAACTCCCTGAACGGGAAAAACGAGTTTTGATGATGCGTTTTTATGAAGATAAGACCCAAAGTGAGATCGCAGCCCTCCTTAACCTTTCCCAAGTCCAAATCTCAAGGATCGAGCGGGCTGCTCTGCACCGTATTCGCCAGTATCTCCATGAACCCGAGCATGATTAA